TGCTGGCCACCACCTCGGCCACGGTGCGTTCTTCGTTCAGTGCGGGCAGCACCACCGAAACGGTGCGGCCCGCCTTGGCGGCGACGAGCTCGTCCACCGTCCAGTCCGGGGTGTCCCAGGTATTGGTCGTCGCCCAGGCGGGCTCGCGGTGTTGGATTTTCATACCAGACCTCGCAAGGTTCGTGCGGGGGGCCGGATGCCCTGGATCGCGGCGATCATGTCCACGACCCGCCGGGTCGCGGCGACTTCGTGCACTCGGAAGACTCGGGCGCCTGCGGCCGCCGACCATGCTGTTGCCGCCAATGTGCCCTCCAGTCGTTCGGAAAGATCGACACCTAAAGTCTCCCCGATAAAATCCTTGTTGCTCAGCGCCATCAAGACTGGCCATCCGGTATTTACAAGAACGTCGATTCCGCGCAACAACTCGAGACCGTGATAGGTGTTCTTGCCGAAATCATGCGTCGGATCGATCAGTATCGAGTCCTCGCGCACCCCCGCCGCGTGCGCGTTCTCGGCGGCGCGCACCACTGTGTCGGCGACTTCGCCCACTGCGTCCGCGTAGCGGACCCGGTGCGGCCTGGTCCGCGGCACCGCGCCGCCGGTGTGGCTGCACACCACCCCGGCACCGTGCTCGGCGGCGACGGGCACCAGGTCCGGGTCGGCGCCCGCCCACGTGTCGTTGATCAGGTCTGTGCCCTCGCCCACAGCGGCCAGCGCCACGTCCGCGCGCCAGGTGTCGACGCTGATCAGTAGCTGCGGGTACTTCGCACGAATGGCCGCAATGAACGGGATCACACGCCGTGCCTCCTCGGCCGCGTCGACCATCGCGCCGGGCCCGGCCTTCACGCCACCGATGTCGACCAGGTCAGCGCCCTCGTCCACCGCGCGCGCCACGGCGTCCAAGGCCGCCGCGTCGGTGAAGGTGGCACCCCGGTCGTAGAAGGAGTCCGGCGTGCGATTCACGATAGCCATCACCAGTGCACGATCCGTCGCCACCTGCCTGCCGCACAGAGTGGGAAGCGGCGCTGCGGTGGAGCTGAACATGTCCACGACTGTAGCCAGTCCGCCTCTCCGGGTCTTCAGGCCGTACCAGGAGGTAACGCGGGACTTGCGTTCAAGTCCTCCGTTCGGTGCCGCTTGTGTTGGGGCGTACCCGACAAGTTACCCATGCGCTCACGAAATCAGTTGTTCCGTTCCGAACGGGATGGTGGCGGCAGATTCGGTAGAGCGCCGCCACCGGGTCCGCTCGGGGTGTTGTCGTCAGCTGTTGAGAGCTCGGCCGGTGACATCGTCGGCATTGTCGTAAGCAGGAAAGCAGCCACGATGGTCCGGCGGGGAGAAGGCGCTGTCGGCGTCCGGGCGTATCGCCCATCGAATCGGCGAGCGAACCATCGAGCGGCCGTCGGCGCTCACGTCGTCAGCTCACCGAATCAGGCGGTACGCGGCGCCTCCAGTGCGGCGAACGCGGACGGGAGATCGGTCACCACGGTAATCCGCGACAAGGCTGTCCGGGGCACGAACTTCCGGTCGTACAGCTCGTCCAGCCAGGAGAACAACCCGGCGAAGAATCCATTGGGGTCCAGCACGACGACGGGCTTCTCGTGCTGTCCCAGATAGCCACCGGTCCAGGTCTCGAAGAACTCCTCGAGGGTGCCGATGCCGCCCGGCAGCGTGAGGAAGGCGTCGGCGCGATCCTCCATGACCTGCTTGCGCTGGCGCATGGTGTCGGTGACCACCAGCTCGTCGGCGTCGACGTCGGCGACCTCCCGGTGCACCAGGTGTTTCGGGATCACGCCGATGGTGTTCGCGCCGCTGGCACGAGCCGCGGTCGCGACCGCTCCCATCATCGAGACGTGACCACCACCGGAGACCAATTGCCAACCACGCCGGGCGATTTCGGTACCGACCCGGGCGGCCAGCGAGAGGTAGTCGGGATTCATGGTGCTCGCCGAGCAGTACACGCAGACGGCGAAGGGCTGTTCGCTCATGCTGTGTCCTTTCTGGCATGAGCGGGGCCCTTCGTGGTCACGCTCCGCTGCCGCCTCCGGGCCTGACCGCTCATGCCTGCGCCTCGCTGGCGCTCGGCTCCGGCATGCGCGATGCGCGATGCGCGCTGTGCCATGATTCGCTCGCTCACCACTGGTCCTCCGTGCCGATCGCGTCCTCGGCGGCGCCCGCCTCCGCGTTGGCCTGGATGATCCCGACCACGTCTTCGACGCTATCGGTGACATGCAGCAGGCCGAGCTCACCCGGGGAGATCTTGCCGGAACCACCGAGCGAATCGCGCAGCCAGTCGACCAGTCCGGACCAGTACCTGCTGCCGAACAGGATGATCGGGAAGCG
The DNA window shown above is from Nocardia sp. NBC_01730 and carries:
- the folP gene encoding dihydropteroate synthase — its product is MFSSTAAPLPTLCGRQVATDRALVMAIVNRTPDSFYDRGATFTDAAALDAVARAVDEGADLVDIGGVKAGPGAMVDAAEEARRVIPFIAAIRAKYPQLLISVDTWRADVALAAVGEGTDLINDTWAGADPDLVPVAAEHGAGVVCSHTGGAVPRTRPHRVRYADAVGEVADTVVRAAENAHAAGVREDSILIDPTHDFGKNTYHGLELLRGIDVLVNTGWPVLMALSNKDFIGETLGVDLSERLEGTLAATAWSAAAGARVFRVHEVAATRRVVDMIAAIQGIRPPARTLRGLV
- a CDS encoding TIGR00730 family Rossman fold protein produces the protein MSEQPFAVCVYCSASTMNPDYLSLAARVGTEIARRGWQLVSGGGHVSMMGAVATAARASGANTIGVIPKHLVHREVADVDADELVVTDTMRQRKQVMEDRADAFLTLPGGIGTLEEFFETWTGGYLGQHEKPVVVLDPNGFFAGLFSWLDELYDRKFVPRTALSRITVVTDLPSAFAALEAPRTA